In one Zobellia galactanivorans genomic region, the following are encoded:
- a CDS encoding malate dehydrogenase, whose protein sequence is MKVTVVGAGAVGASCAEYIAIKNFASEVVLLDIKEGYAEGKAMDLMQTASLNGFDTKITGVTSDYSKTANSDIAVITSGIPRKPGMTREELIGINAGIVKTVSANLVEHSPNVTLIVVSNPMDTMTYLVHKTTSLPKNKIIGMGGALDSARFKYRLAEALEAPISDVDGMVIGGHSDTGMVPLTSHATRNSIRVSEFLSEDRLQQVAEDTKVGGATLTKLLGTSAWYAPGAAVSGLVQAIACDQKKIFPCSTLLEGEYDLNDICIGVPVVLGKNGIEKIVDIPLSEAEKAKMQESAAGVKKTNGLLEL, encoded by the coding sequence ATGAAAGTTACCGTAGTAGGGGCAGGAGCAGTAGGTGCAAGCTGTGCCGAGTATATAGCCATTAAAAATTTTGCATCTGAGGTGGTCTTGTTGGATATCAAGGAAGGATACGCTGAAGGTAAGGCAATGGACTTGATGCAAACCGCATCGTTAAACGGTTTCGATACCAAAATTACAGGTGTAACCAGTGATTATTCTAAAACGGCCAATAGTGATATTGCCGTAATTACTTCCGGTATCCCGAGAAAACCAGGGATGACCCGTGAAGAATTGATAGGGATCAATGCAGGGATCGTAAAAACGGTGTCGGCCAACCTTGTCGAGCATTCACCTAATGTGACTTTGATCGTGGTAAGTAATCCTATGGATACTATGACTTATTTGGTACACAAGACTACAAGTCTTCCAAAGAATAAAATTATAGGTATGGGCGGTGCTTTGGATAGCGCGCGTTTTAAATACCGTTTGGCCGAAGCATTGGAAGCTCCGATTTCCGATGTTGATGGTATGGTAATAGGTGGGCACAGTGATACGGGTATGGTTCCGTTGACTTCGCACGCTACAAGAAACAGTATCCGTGTTTCCGAATTCTTGTCTGAAGACCGTTTACAACAGGTGGCCGAAGATACTAAGGTCGGTGGGGCCACTTTGACGAAGTTGTTGGGTACGAGTGCATGGTATGCACCAGGTGCTGCCGTTTCTGGGCTTGTACAGGCTATTGCTTGTGATCAGAAAAAGATTTTCCCATGTTCTACCTTATTGGAAGGTGAATACGACCTTAACGATATCTGTATAGGTGTACCTGTTGTTTTGGGTAAAAACGGTATCGAAAAAATAGTCGATATTCCTTTAAGCGAAGCTGAAAAGGCGAAAATGCAGGAAAGCGCGGCAGGTGTTAAAAAGACCAACGGGCTTTTAGAATTATAG
- the secDF gene encoding protein translocase subunit SecDF — protein MQNKGLIKLFALLFGLVSIYQLSYTFIGGKVENEAKRYAESRISDAEENYVSKREALEARYLDSIGDQSILGFTNYNEAKKKELNKGLDLKGGINVTLQISVKDILKGLANNTKNPVFNKALADAEAASKNSDDTFIELFFNAFDKIKGDTKLASPDIFANKELSGEVNFQMTDDEVKPIIRRKIDESIVSAFEVLRERIDGFGVTQPNIQREGNSGRILVELPGARDIARAQDLLSSTAQLEFWETYQPNDPELQGFFFQANEKLKSLVDTDEADEPVKKESELDSLLSDVSQDSLDIAGQRNPLFDKFQLGAPSYAVGVAAIQDTAEIGSYLRMKEIRRLLPASMQFAKFLWERPTEGSEIVELYALKSNRDGTPRISGDVVNDARDEFVNGKPAVTMSMNTKGAKEWEKLTGDAYNNRTGIAIVLDNKVYTAPGVSSGPISGGRSEITGTFTVNETKDIANVLRAGKLPASAEIIQSEVVGPSLGQEAIDSGFMSFMIAMAIVLVWMVFYYGKAGGFADIALLLNILLIFGVLTSLSAVLTLPGIAGIVLTIGMSVDANVLIFERIKEELAKGKGKSLAVADGFGNALSSILDANITTGLTAIILFIFGSGPIKGFATTLLIGIVTSLFTAIFITRLLVDWYIDGKGRTLEFSTGLTKNLFKNINIDFLSKRKMAYILSAILVGVSVFTLLTNGLQQGVDFIGGRSYQVRFEQAVSASEIASELNDVFGSGTNVKTFGDANQIKITTPYKVDVEGIEVDNEIQNKLYTALQKYLPDGISEQSFKIGSGDKSIGILQSVKVGPTIADDIKNNAFLAILGSLAVVFLYILFRFRKWQFSLGAVAAVFHDVMIVLGIFSLFGTVMPFNMEIDQAFIAAILTVIGYSLNDTVVVFDRIREIIGERGWRGGDNINLALNSTLSRTLNTSLTTLVVLLAIFTFGGESLRGFMFAMIIGIIVGTYSSLFIATPVMYDTLNKTARAGGLVKDDAEAEK, from the coding sequence ATGCAGAATAAAGGACTTATTAAGCTTTTTGCCCTACTCTTTGGGCTAGTAAGTATCTATCAGCTATCCTATACTTTTATAGGTGGTAAGGTAGAAAACGAGGCAAAAAGGTATGCGGAAAGCCGCATTTCAGATGCTGAAGAGAATTATGTTTCCAAACGTGAAGCATTAGAAGCTAGGTATTTAGACTCGATCGGAGATCAGTCGATACTTGGTTTTACCAATTATAACGAAGCTAAGAAAAAAGAGCTGAACAAAGGGCTTGACCTTAAAGGGGGGATTAACGTAACCTTGCAGATTTCCGTTAAGGATATCTTGAAAGGGTTGGCGAACAATACCAAAAACCCCGTGTTCAACAAGGCATTGGCTGACGCTGAAGCGGCTTCCAAAAACAGTGACGATACATTTATCGAGCTTTTTTTCAATGCATTTGACAAAATAAAGGGTGATACAAAACTAGCGTCTCCCGATATTTTTGCGAATAAAGAGTTGAGCGGCGAGGTTAATTTTCAAATGACCGATGATGAGGTTAAGCCTATCATCCGAAGAAAAATTGACGAATCTATCGTATCGGCTTTTGAAGTACTTCGTGAGCGTATCGATGGTTTTGGTGTAACACAGCCCAATATTCAACGTGAGGGTAATTCAGGACGTATTTTGGTGGAATTGCCAGGTGCCAGGGATATCGCCCGTGCACAAGACTTGTTGTCCAGTACGGCACAACTTGAGTTCTGGGAAACCTACCAACCTAACGACCCTGAGCTACAAGGCTTCTTTTTTCAGGCTAACGAAAAGCTAAAATCATTGGTCGATACCGATGAGGCTGACGAACCTGTTAAAAAGGAATCTGAACTTGATTCACTTCTTTCCGACGTTTCCCAAGATTCATTGGATATTGCCGGTCAGCGTAATCCCTTGTTCGATAAATTCCAATTAGGGGCGCCTAGCTATGCTGTTGGTGTTGCCGCTATTCAAGATACGGCCGAAATCGGTTCTTACCTAAGAATGAAAGAAATTAGGAGATTGCTACCTGCTAGTATGCAATTTGCCAAGTTTTTATGGGAGCGACCTACCGAAGGTTCTGAAATAGTTGAACTGTATGCCTTAAAGTCAAACAGGGACGGTACTCCAAGAATCAGTGGTGATGTTGTGAACGATGCACGTGATGAGTTCGTGAACGGGAAGCCTGCGGTTACTATGAGCATGAATACCAAAGGTGCAAAGGAGTGGGAGAAACTTACGGGTGATGCCTATAATAACAGAACCGGTATTGCCATTGTATTGGATAATAAAGTATATACAGCCCCTGGTGTTTCCTCAGGACCTATATCAGGAGGTCGTTCTGAGATTACGGGTACCTTTACGGTTAACGAAACAAAGGATATTGCCAACGTATTACGTGCTGGTAAATTACCGGCATCGGCTGAGATCATTCAGTCAGAGGTGGTAGGTCCATCTTTGGGTCAAGAAGCTATTGACAGTGGTTTTATGTCGTTTATGATCGCCATGGCCATTGTATTGGTCTGGATGGTTTTCTACTATGGTAAGGCCGGTGGTTTTGCCGATATAGCCTTGTTGTTGAACATTCTATTGATTTTCGGGGTCTTGACCAGCTTAAGTGCGGTATTGACTTTGCCGGGTATCGCCGGTATCGTTCTTACCATTGGTATGTCGGTGGATGCGAACGTACTGATCTTTGAACGTATAAAAGAAGAGTTGGCTAAAGGAAAAGGAAAGTCCTTGGCCGTAGCCGATGGTTTTGGCAATGCGCTTTCTTCTATTCTCGATGCTAACATTACCACGGGTCTTACTGCAATTATCCTTTTTATCTTCGGATCAGGTCCGATCAAGGGTTTTGCAACAACCTTACTTATTGGTATCGTAACTTCATTGTTTACCGCCATATTTATCACTCGTCTATTGGTAGACTGGTATATTGACGGTAAAGGACGTACACTTGAGTTCTCAACTGGATTGACAAAAAATCTTTTCAAGAATATCAATATCGATTTTCTTTCCAAAAGAAAGATGGCCTATATCTTGTCTGCTATATTGGTAGGGGTAAGCGTTTTCACTTTATTGACCAACGGATTACAGCAAGGGGTCGATTTTATAGGGGGACGTTCGTATCAAGTGCGTTTTGAGCAGGCGGTTAGCGCTTCTGAAATCGCTTCCGAACTGAACGATGTCTTTGGTAGTGGAACAAATGTAAAAACATTTGGTGATGCCAACCAGATCAAGATAACCACACCTTACAAAGTAGATGTAGAGGGTATTGAAGTAGATAACGAGATTCAGAATAAATTGTATACCGCCTTGCAGAAATACCTTCCAGACGGTATTAGCGAGCAGAGCTTTAAAATTGGTTCTGGTGATAAATCCATAGGTATTTTACAATCTGTAAAGGTTGGGCCTACTATCGCCGATGATATTAAGAATAACGCTTTCTTGGCCATTTTGGGCTCTTTGGCGGTAGTGTTCTTGTATATCTTGTTCCGTTTCCGTAAATGGCAATTCTCTTTAGGAGCGGTAGCGGCAGTGTTTCACGATGTTATGATCGTATTGGGGATCTTCTCGTTATTCGGTACGGTTATGCCGTTCAACATGGAAATCGACCAAGCCTTCATTGCGGCCATATTGACCGTAATCGGATACTCCTTGAACGATACCGTGGTTGTTTTTGACCGTATTCGTGAGATTATAGGAGAGCGAGGATGGCGTGGAGGCGACAATATCAATTTGGCCCTTAACAGTACATTGAGCCGTACGTTGAATACGTCTTTGACTACCTTGGTAGTATTGTTGGCCATATTCACCTTCGGAGGGGAATCGCTTAGAGGATTTATGTTCGCTATGATAATAGGTATTATTGTAGGTACATATTCTTCATTGTTCATCGCTACGCCGGTGATGTATGACACATTGAACAAAACTGCAAGGGCAGGTGGCCTGGTTAAGGATGATGCCGAGGCAGAAAAATAA
- a CDS encoding ATP-binding cassette domain-containing protein produces the protein MTQKHWAIFTGNTSQKEELIDSLLEGPLPKGFNELKHLEGSLLSKLAVERFIDKEDRHGSKIITSDTSQSLKSMSSGEQKKALLKHILSTQPDFIILDNPFDNLDTTAQEDLKTKLKEVSADTPMIQLLSRKTDLLPFANTFAKLEGKDLVFSETLETLLKQQEKQVFADDIPLPIDSYEIEGETLIELKGVGVTYSEKPILRDIDWQIKKGEFWELRGRNGSGKTTILSMITGENPKGYGQELYIFGRKKGTGESVWEIKKRIGYFTPSMTDKFTGYHSINHMIISGLNDSIGLYVQPTEAQLRVAKEWLQLIGLWHMKDQLFHDLSMGQKRLIMCARAMIKHPPLLILDEPTAGLDDESAALFVALVNKFANESNTTVIFVSHRKEPGLEAEFIYQLEKSETGSTGRILTS, from the coding sequence ATGACACAGAAACACTGGGCCATATTTACCGGCAACACCTCCCAAAAAGAAGAATTGATCGATAGCCTACTCGAAGGACCGCTTCCTAAGGGTTTTAACGAACTAAAACACCTCGAAGGAAGCCTTTTATCGAAATTGGCCGTCGAGCGTTTTATCGACAAGGAAGACCGTCATGGCAGCAAGATAATCACCTCGGATACCTCGCAAAGTTTAAAATCGATGTCTAGTGGTGAACAGAAAAAAGCTTTATTGAAACACATTCTCAGCACCCAACCCGATTTTATCATTCTAGACAACCCCTTCGACAACCTCGATACCACTGCGCAAGAAGACCTCAAAACGAAGCTGAAGGAAGTTTCGGCAGATACCCCAATGATCCAATTATTAAGCCGTAAAACGGACTTATTGCCCTTTGCCAACACCTTCGCCAAACTCGAAGGCAAGGATCTGGTTTTTAGCGAGACCCTAGAGACCCTATTGAAGCAGCAGGAAAAACAAGTTTTTGCCGATGACATTCCCCTACCCATCGATTCGTACGAAATCGAAGGCGAAACATTGATCGAATTAAAAGGCGTCGGGGTGACCTATAGTGAAAAACCCATTTTACGCGATATCGATTGGCAAATCAAAAAAGGGGAATTCTGGGAACTACGAGGCCGTAACGGTAGTGGAAAAACTACCATATTATCAATGATAACCGGGGAAAACCCAAAAGGATACGGACAAGAACTCTATATTTTCGGCCGTAAGAAGGGCACCGGGGAAAGCGTTTGGGAAATTAAAAAGCGCATAGGGTATTTTACGCCCTCCATGACCGATAAATTTACCGGCTACCATTCAATCAACCATATGATCATATCGGGCCTTAACGATTCTATCGGGCTGTACGTACAACCCACCGAAGCGCAGTTGCGCGTGGCAAAGGAATGGTTACAACTTATTGGGTTATGGCATATGAAAGACCAACTTTTTCACGACCTATCAATGGGGCAAAAACGATTGATTATGTGCGCCAGGGCTATGATCAAACACCCTCCGTTACTTATTCTCGACGAACCTACCGCGGGTCTCGACGATGAAAGTGCCGCCCTTTTTGTAGCCTTGGTGAATAAATTCGCCAACGAGAGCAATACTACGGTCATTTTTGTCTCGCACCGAAAAGAACCCGGACTAGAAGCCGAATTCATCTATCAGTTGGAAAAATCGGAGACCGGATCAACAGGTCGCATACTGACTTCTTAA
- the gyrB gene encoding DNA topoisomerase (ATP-hydrolyzing) subunit B, with protein MSEEANKEENKKQYSADSIQALEGMEHVRMRPSMYIGDVGVRGLHHLVYEVVDNSIDEAMGGHCDTISVIINEDNSITTRDNGRGIPVDLHKKEGISALEVVMTKIGAGGKFDKDSYKVSGGLHGVGVSVVNALSDRLKATVYRDGKIWEQEYERGKALYPVKSIGETEERGTMVTFHPDDQIFQQTIEYSYETLANRMRELSFLNKGVTISITDRRQKDEKGEFLSETFYSDEGLKEFVKFLDGNREPLIQSVISMEGEKNDIPVEVAMIYNTSYTENLHSYVNNINTHEGGTHLSGFRRGLTTTLKKYADASGMLEKLKFEVQGDDFREGLTAIVSVKVAEPQFEGQTKTKLGNREVSSAVSQAVSEMLSDYLEEHPDDAKVIVQKVILAAQARHAATKAREMVQRKTVMSIGGLPGKLSDCSEQDPTQCEVFLVEGDSAGGTAKMGRDRKFQAILPLRGKILNVEKAMQHKVFENEEIKNIYTALGVTIGTEDDSKALNLEKLRYHKVVIMCDADVDGSHIETLILTFFFRYMRELIEGGHVYIATPPLYLVKKGSKKRYAWSDKERDEIADSYSGGVSIQRYKGLGEMNAEQLWDTTMNPEFRTLRQITIDNATETDRVFSMLMGDEVPPRREFIEKNAVYANIDA; from the coding sequence ATGAGCGAAGAAGCAAATAAGGAAGAAAACAAAAAACAATATTCGGCGGACAGTATCCAGGCCCTTGAGGGAATGGAGCATGTGCGTATGCGTCCATCCATGTATATCGGTGATGTAGGCGTTAGAGGTCTTCACCATTTAGTTTATGAGGTGGTTGACAACTCCATAGATGAAGCTATGGGCGGTCATTGTGATACAATTAGTGTCATCATAAACGAAGACAACTCCATTACGACCCGTGATAACGGTAGGGGTATTCCGGTGGACTTGCATAAGAAGGAAGGTATTTCCGCTCTTGAGGTGGTAATGACCAAAATCGGTGCCGGTGGTAAGTTCGATAAAGATTCCTATAAGGTGTCCGGTGGACTTCACGGGGTGGGTGTTTCCGTAGTGAACGCCCTTTCTGATAGGTTGAAGGCTACCGTATATAGGGATGGTAAGATCTGGGAGCAGGAATACGAACGCGGAAAGGCGCTGTATCCGGTAAAGAGTATCGGTGAGACCGAAGAAAGGGGTACCATGGTAACCTTTCATCCCGATGATCAAATTTTTCAGCAAACCATAGAGTATAGTTACGAAACTTTGGCGAACCGAATGCGAGAGCTTTCGTTCTTGAACAAAGGTGTGACTATCAGTATTACCGATAGAAGGCAAAAAGACGAGAAAGGTGAATTCCTTTCCGAAACCTTTTATTCGGATGAAGGTCTTAAGGAATTTGTTAAGTTCCTAGATGGCAATCGTGAACCGTTGATCCAGAGTGTTATCTCAATGGAAGGCGAGAAAAACGACATTCCCGTTGAAGTGGCCATGATCTACAATACGAGTTATACCGAAAACTTGCACTCGTATGTAAACAATATCAATACACATGAAGGGGGTACGCACCTTTCAGGTTTTAGAAGGGGTCTGACGACTACTTTGAAAAAATATGCCGATGCTTCGGGAATGCTCGAGAAGTTGAAATTCGAGGTTCAGGGTGATGACTTTAGGGAAGGTCTTACCGCTATCGTTTCCGTTAAGGTGGCCGAGCCTCAGTTTGAGGGGCAGACAAAAACTAAACTAGGAAACCGGGAAGTATCTTCGGCGGTTTCCCAAGCGGTTTCTGAAATGTTGTCCGATTATTTGGAAGAACATCCTGATGATGCCAAGGTTATCGTACAAAAGGTAATCCTTGCCGCCCAGGCGCGTCACGCCGCTACCAAAGCTCGTGAGATGGTACAGCGTAAGACCGTTATGAGTATAGGTGGTCTACCCGGGAAACTTTCGGATTGCTCCGAACAAGATCCCACACAATGTGAAGTCTTTCTTGTTGAGGGAGATTCTGCGGGCGGTACGGCAAAAATGGGCCGTGACCGTAAATTTCAGGCGATCCTGCCTTTGAGGGGTAAGATCCTGAACGTTGAAAAGGCTATGCAACACAAGGTCTTTGAAAACGAGGAAATAAAAAACATTTATACCGCATTGGGGGTTACCATAGGTACCGAAGATGATAGTAAGGCGTTGAACCTAGAGAAATTGCGTTACCATAAGGTGGTAATCATGTGTGATGCCGATGTTGACGGTAGTCACATTGAAACCTTGATCTTGACCTTCTTCTTTAGATATATGCGCGAACTTATAGAAGGTGGGCACGTTTATATAGCGACCCCACCATTGTACTTGGTGAAAAAAGGTTCTAAGAAACGTTATGCCTGGTCTGACAAAGAGCGTGATGAAATCGCCGATAGTTACAGTGGAGGTGTAAGTATTCAACGTTACAAAGGTCTGGGTGAGATGAACGCGGAACAATTGTGGGATACTACCATGAATCCTGAATTTAGGACCTTGCGTCAGATTACGATAGACAATGCAACCGAAACCGATAGGGTATTCTCCATGTTGATGGGGGATGAAGTTCCTCCTCGTAGGGAGTTTATCGAGAAGAATGCCGTTTATGCGAACATTGACGCATAG